Proteins encoded by one window of Toxotes jaculatrix isolate fToxJac2 chromosome 22, fToxJac2.pri, whole genome shotgun sequence:
- the LOC121176317 gene encoding proline and serine-rich protein 2, translating into MDVRLQANPQLHCSVNGGAGRSSRPGEDESLQFLSQEEQECIQFFEDTIVSLEESLKEEQVKPAPSSPGPVEEVDGLPTSSPNPGVTVSSIPARPLSPKDQDIIDLVRPEPDLLQNKEPIFSPTNPDFQSMVQTPESHFEIKPRHEPTDSLPSEYNPPLPSGSYGPTEGHSSYHPPGCIPTPVLIAQKIAENQAGGTSSFLPGSLLRRRSLESEKPLSYSTDPPIKQGPPTSAKPARFPSNISVILGSKEHQNQSLANVNIQERRAQMLANLSGTSHPLQEEDTPVEQKARNIPTRSISFRDPTPDKSRMEALSKLGLTRNRAMSGGMSLLPSGTSLDPLTGAETSAKPLEASVAPTPETSNKLPEANVTAPPQSQSRIDRKTEVLRTNSFRSQEERNPQPSPSPPAVTQSSYCPPLLENKAPVLPPPEVTSLEFNSYGGKSIVVNPYVSSRSEPATSPTSLEPKVLPPALANPSELNTYGGKTKVMNPAAVAVTRNDLPDILSSHIDKSQTLPAKSEPPPTELNTYGGKSRAINPSAGLNRPSENPTRSFKAPAPTPAPRPPRHSYHGVISSQKTAQRALSPDHRRRSGSMFRPQGITVQFSGRGATNESRREALRKLGLLKDS; encoded by the exons ATGGACGTCCGTCTGCAGGCCAACCCTCAGCTCCACTGCTCGGTCAATGGGGGAGCGGGACGCAGCTCCAGGCCAGGC GAAGATGAGTCTCTGCAGTTCCTGagccaggaggagcaggagtgCATCCAGTTCTTCGAGGACACCATCGTCTCATTGGAGGAGAGTCTGAAGGAGGAGCAAGTGAAGCCTGCCCCAAGCAGCCCTGGTCCTGTTGAAGAGGTCGATGGACTCCCAACCTCGAGTCCCAACCCTGGGGTCACAGTGTCTTCCATCCCGGCCAGACCTCTCAGTCCCAAAGACCAGGATATTATAGACCTGGTCCGCCCAGAACCGGACTTACTGCAGAACAAAGAGCCAATCTTCAGCCCCACAAATCCAG ATTTTCAGAGTATGGTGCAAACCCCTGAAAGCCACTTTGAGATAAAGCCAAGGCATGAACCGACGGACAGCCTGCCTTCAGAGTACAACCCTCCCTTACCAAGTGGCAGCTATGGGCCAACAGAAGGCCACTCCTCCTACCACCCGCCAGGTTGTATCCCCACCCCGGTCTTGATTGCCCAGAAAATAGCTGAGAACCAGGCAGGGGGAACCTCCAGCTTCCTTCCCGGCTCGCTCCTCCGCCGCCGCAGCCTTGAGTCTGAAAAGCCGCTGAGCTACAGCACAGATCCTCCCATCAAACAGGGTCCTCCTACCTCTGCTAAGCCTGCCCGCTTCCCTTCTAACATCAGCGTGATCCTCGGCAGCAAGGAGCACCAGAACCAGTCTCTGGCTAATGTGAACATCCAGGAGAGACGGGCGCAAATGCTGGCAAATCTCTCAGGAACATCACACCCTTTGCAGGAGGAGGATACCCCCGTGGAGCAAAAGGCTCGAAATATTCCCACTCGCAGCATTTCCTTCAGGGACCCTACACCAGACAAATCCAGGATGGAGGCCCTGTCTAAGCTGGGCCTAACCAGGAACCGAGCCATGTCCGGGGGTATGTCGCTCCTTCCTAGTGGCACCTCACTGGATCCTCTCACAGGTGCAGAAACCAGTGCCAAACCTCTGGAGGCCAGCGTTGCCCCAACACCAGAAACCAGCAACAAATTGCCAGAGGCCAATGTTACGGCACCACCTCAGAGCCAGAGTCGcatagacagaaaaacagaggttCTGCGGACAAATTCCTTTAGGAGCCAGGAAGAAAGAAACCCACAACCGAGCCCCTCACCTCCAGCAGTCACGCAAAGCAGTTACTGTCCACCTCTTTTGGAAAACAAGGCACCTGTTCTCCCTCCGCCTGAGGTCACCTCGCTGGAATTTAACAGCTACGGAGGGAAATCCATCGTGGTCAACCCTTATGTTTCCTCCAGGAGCGAACCTGCAACCTCTCCAACAAGCCTTGAACCAAAAGTCCTCCCACCTGCACTGGCTAACCCCAGCGAGTTGAATACCTACGGAGGAAAGACCAAAGTCATGAACCCTGCTGCTGTAGCCGTGACCAGGAATGACCTCCCTGACATCCTCAGCTCCCATATTGACAAGAGTCAAACCTTGCCTGCCAAGTCAGAGCCGCCACCCACTGAGCTTAACACTTATGGAGGAAAGAGTCGAGCCATCAACCCTTCTGCTGGGTTAAACCGCCCTTCAGAAAACCCAACAAGGAGTTTCAAAGCTCCAGCCCCGACCCCGGCCCCAAGACCTCCTCGGCACTCTTACCACGGTGTAATTAGTTCCCAGAAAACAGCACAACGGGCCTTGTCCCCTGATCACCGGCGGAGATCTGGCTCCATGTTTCGTCCCCAGGGCATCACTGTGCAGTTTTCTGGACGGGGGGCGACGAACGAATCGCGCAGGGAGGCGCTGAGGAAACTGGGGCTGCTGAAGGACTCTTGA